The genomic DNA GTTCGCGACCGTAGCGGTCCTCCAGCCGGACAACATCATCCAGTTGCGGCGTCGAGGCTTCCAACACCTCACACGTCTCCACCGCCATCAAGCGGTGGCACATGCCCGGCCGAATCCGCACACTTTGCCCCGCCTGCAAACGCACGCGCTGTCGCGGTCCGTTTTCCTCCTCCGCCCACTCCAAATCGAGCACCCCAGTAAGGAGGTAAATGGTTTCGTCCTTAACGCGATGAAACTGGTAGCTCAGTGCCTCACCGGCCTCGATGTGCAGAATCTTGCCCACATAATGCTCGCACTCTGCCCAAACGAACTCCCACCCCCAGGGCTTGGGAATTTTCCTGCCACGGAAGATCGGGGAATCCATGTCCTTCAGCCCCAGTATAAGAGCAGCACGCACACGAGGAGCCAAAGAAAAATATCCACGAGCAGGGGCCGATCGCTCAGCAAGAGCTGAGTCGGATTCCCTCCTTGCTCACGCTGGTGGACCAAGTACAAGTAACGAAAGATGCCAAACAGGACGAAGGGAATGGTGAGGTAAAGCTTGTCCGTGCCGAGTTTTTCGCGCACTTCCGGCGATGCCGTGTAAATGGCGTACGCCACCACCGTGGACGCAGTAACGACACTGATCATTTGGTCGAGGAAGTACGGGCTGTACTCGCGCAAGCTCGCGCGGTGCTCGGTAGCACGTCCCTCGAGCAACACCAACTCGTGGCGGCGCTTGGAAAAGCCGAGAAAGAGCATCAGCAAGAAGGTACAAACGATGAGCCAGGGCGACACTGCGACTTGGATGACCACCCCGCCTGCCGCAGCACGAATGGCAAAACCGGTGGCAATGGCCATCACGTCTAAAATGACCATCTCTTTCAGCACCAGCGTGTACAGGAACTGCAACGCCAAGTATGCGAGCAGCAAGCCACCAAAGCTCCAGCCTAGTGCGAAAGCGAGACTCAATCCCCCGCCCATCAACACCGCTGCCAGCACGTAAGCGTTGCGTAACGCTATTCGCCCTGAAGCCAACGGTCGCGCGGCTTTTTCGGGGTGTTGGCGATCGCGATCGATGTCGCGGATGTCGTTCATCACGTAGGCCCCACTGGCAGTCAAGCAAAACGCGATGAAGCCGAGCGTCACCCATAACACGCTCCACGGATCGAACAAATGCTTCGAGAAAATCAAAGCGGCGTAAACAACCGTGTTCTTCACCCATTGATGCCAGCGTACGAGCTGGAGGTAGTCCGCCGATGTGGCACGCATCAGGGCCTGCGTTCCCCGAGATAAGGTGCGAGAAGGACCAGGCGATTCGTCCCGTTGTCGTGCTCGCTGCACCAAGGCCACGTCGGCTGTACTGAGCACGCCCGCACTGCGCTTGCAAGCACAACAAATGGCATTTGCTCGCCGTTGGCCCTTTCTTTACGACCCCTGGCAACCACAAGTGGTCCGCAACCACACGCGCTGAGCGATTCCCCACCCCTGGCACCCTTGCCCTCCATCCAGCGCGTCGCCATCATGCAGGGCACGGCGAGGACAGGATGCGAACAGGCGAGCACCGGATTGCATTGCTAGGTTGTGGTGGGGTGGGGGGCACGCTCGCGGCATACCTTGCGCGCCAAGGGAAAGCGGAGCTTTCCGTCGTGACCCACAATCCCGCCATTACGCGGCGGGTCCGCACCGAGGGCTTAGAACTTCGCGAGCGCGGGGCCGTACTCAAGGAAAAAATCCATGCCGTCACCACTCTCGATGAGTTGGAGGGGCAGTTCGATTTCATTTTTCTCGCCATGCAGCCGCCACAACTCGAGGACGCCGTGCTGCAAGCTCGCCACCGGCTGAGCCCACGTGGGGCGTTCGTGGTGTTCCAAAATGGGCTGTGCGAGCAGCGTGTCGCGGCGCTTGTTGGACCTGAGCGGGTTATCGGGGCCATCGTGGCTTGGGGTGCATCGATGGTCGAACCGGGGGTGTGCGAGCGCACCTCGCCTGGCGGCTTTACAGTCGGCACGCTCGGGGCCACTCCTCATCCTTTGCTCGCGGAGCTCTGCCGCTACCTCGAACGCGTCGGACCAGTGAGACAAACACAAAACCTACTCGGCGCCCGCTGGAGCAAGCTTGCCATCAACTGCGCAATCAGCTCGCTCGGAACCATTGGCGGAGAACGCCTGGGCGTGCTGCTCCGTTACCGTTTCGCGCGCCGTCTAGGCCTCGAAGTAATTACCGAAGCCGTTGCCGTCGCCCGGGCGCTAGGGATCCGGTTGGAAAAGGTGGCCGGCACGATTGATTTACACTGGGTGGCGCTCACTCCTGGAGAGCGATTTCAACCAGGCTCAGCTTCGTTGCTCGCGAAGCACGCTTTGCTCCTCGCTGTCGGTGCCCGATTTCGACGGCTGCGTTCATCGATGTTGGCTGCCGTCGAACGCGGGCGCGAACCGGCTGTCGATTTCATAAATGGCGAGGTGGTCCGGCACGGAGCCGCCGTTGGCGTACCGACACCACTCAACGAACGGGTGGTGGCGGCGGTGCACGATATTGCTCGCCGTAAGATCGAGCCCTCGGTTCGCTCCCTGTATGCGCTTTACCAGACGACGATGAACCTCCGCTCGACGTCAGCGAGCACAGAGCTTTCGGCCAGCCTCTAGGGCCGAACCCACACCGCCGTGACCATGGCGGCACTGCGTGATAACGCTGTGGTCTAAGCAAACAAAATTTTCGCGAGTTCCGAGCGGTAGTGTTCCACCAGTTCGTTGCCACTGCCCAACACGTTGAAAATATCCACCATCGTCTTGCGCGCCGCTTGGTCGTGAAAGTCCCGGTTGCGCCGCACGACCTCGAGCAAGATTGCCAGCGCCTCTTCGTACCGTCGTTGTGCAGCCAACAACTGACCCAGCTGGAGCTGCGCTTCCAAATCGCCAGGGTTTTGCGTCAACCGCTCGCGCAGCTCTTGCTCGCTCGCCGTCACCCCTTCCTGTAACCGGATCTCTGCGAGGAGTCGTTCGGCTTCGTTGCGGTAAGGACCAGGCTCCACTCGCTCCAGCAGTTCCCGCGCCTTCTCTTTATCGCCGCGCTGGAGGTAAATGCGCGCCATACCCACTTGCGCTGCCCCATGCGTTGCGTCCTTCTCCAGCGCCTGCCGGAATAGTTGTTCCGCCTCGGTAACCTTTCCAGCCGCAAGGCGTGCCATACCTTGCGCTGCTAGCCGATCGGCATCGCTCGGCAACAATCGGGCTAAAAACTCGCGCACCGCCGTCTCAGGAAGTGCTCCGACGAAATGCGACACCAGTTGGCCATCGCGGATTGCGACGACCATCGGAATGCTTTGTACGCGAAATGCTTGCGCCAAAAGCGGGTTCAAATCCACGTTCACCTTGGCCAAAACGAACTGGCCACGGTACTCGGCTGCAAGCCGTTCGAGCATCGGGCCCAGGGTGCGGCAGGGGCCACACCATGGGGCCCAAAAATCGACGACCACAGGGAGCGAGCGCGAGCGCTCGATCACTTCTTTTTCGAAAGACTGCTCGTCGACCTCAATCACGAAGGCATTCATGAGTGAGCACCGTACTGAGGGAACGACAGGCGCGCAACTAGACGCGTAGGATTTCCAATGCTTCCGGAGGACCCATGGCGCGGCAAATCCACACCGGAACTTGGCAGCAAGGGTTGGCGCTGGCCTTGCTCGGAACAGCGCTTTGGGGCCTCACGCCAGCAGCGACCAAAATGAGCTTGCAAGCTGCCGATCCGGACACCGTTGCCTTTGCTCGGTTAGCCATCGCCACAGCGGTGTTCCGCGCCCTTCGGGCCCTGCCTCTCCGAGTTGTGTTGGCCAACCGTTGGACTTGGGTTGCTGGCATGGCCCTCGCCGCAGACTTCCTACTGTAT from Candidatus Binatia bacterium includes the following:
- the trxA gene encoding thioredoxin; the protein is MNAFVIEVDEQSFEKEVIERSRSLPVVVDFWAPWCGPCRTLGPMLERLAAEYRGQFVLAKVNVDLNPLLAQAFRVQSIPMVVAIRDGQLVSHFVGALPETAVREFLARLLPSDADRLAAQGMARLAAGKVTEAEQLFRQALEKDATHGAAQVGMARIYLQRGDKEKARELLERVEPGPYRNEAERLLAEIRLQEGVTASEQELRERLTQNPGDLEAQLQLGQLLAAQRRYEEALAILLEVVRRNRDFHDQAARKTMVDIFNVLGSGNELVEHYRSELAKILFA
- a CDS encoding cupin domain-containing protein is translated as MDSPIFRGRKIPKPWGWEFVWAECEHYVGKILHIEAGEALSYQFHRVKDETIYLLTGVLDLEWAEEENGPRQRVRLQAGQSVRIRPGMCHRLMAVETCEVLEASTPQLDDVVRLEDRYGREQQ
- a CDS encoding decaprenyl-phosphate phosphoribosyltransferase; the protein is MRATSADYLQLVRWHQWVKNTVVYAALIFSKHLFDPWSVLWVTLGFIAFCLTASGAYVMNDIRDIDRDRQHPEKAARPLASGRIALRNAYVLAAVLMGGGLSLAFALGWSFGGLLLAYLALQFLYTLVLKEMVILDVMAIATGFAIRAAAGGVVIQVAVSPWLIVCTFLLMLFLGFSKRRHELVLLEGRATEHRASLREYSPYFLDQMISVVTASTVVAYAIYTASPEVREKLGTDKLYLTIPFVLFGIFRYLYLVHQREQGGNPTQLLLSDRPLLVDIFLWLLVCVLLLYWG
- a CDS encoding 2-dehydropantoate 2-reductase; its protein translation is MRTGEHRIALLGCGGVGGTLAAYLARQGKAELSVVTHNPAITRRVRTEGLELRERGAVLKEKIHAVTTLDELEGQFDFIFLAMQPPQLEDAVLQARHRLSPRGAFVVFQNGLCEQRVAALVGPERVIGAIVAWGASMVEPGVCERTSPGGFTVGTLGATPHPLLAELCRYLERVGPVRQTQNLLGARWSKLAINCAISSLGTIGGERLGVLLRYRFARRLGLEVITEAVAVARALGIRLEKVAGTIDLHWVALTPGERFQPGSASLLAKHALLLAVGARFRRLRSSMLAAVERGREPAVDFINGEVVRHGAAVGVPTPLNERVVAAVHDIARRKIEPSVRSLYALYQTTMNLRSTSASTELSASL